The Pungitius pungitius chromosome 8, fPunPun2.1, whole genome shotgun sequence genome has a window encoding:
- the srsf3a gene encoding serine/arginine-rich splicing factor 3a isoform X2, with protein sequence MSQTDQFPLDCKVYVGNLGNNGNKTELESAFGYYGPLRSVWVARNPPGFAFVEFEDPRDANDAVKELDGRHMCGCRVRVELSNGEKRSRSRGHPPSWGRRPRDDVRRRSSPPVRRSRSLSRDRGRQRSVSRDKKCPRSISRSRSRSRSNDRK encoded by the exons ATGA GTCAAACTGACCAATTCCCCCTGGACTGCAAGGTTTATGTTGGGAATCTAGGAAACAATGGAAACAAGACCGAGTTGGAAAGTGCTTTTGGGTACTATGGTCCTTTAAGGAGTGTTTGGGTTGCCAGGAACCCCCCAGGCTTTGCTTTTGTAGAGTTTGAAGATCCCAGAGATGCCAACGATGCTGTGAAAGAACTGGATGGAAG acacATGTGTGGCTGTCGGGTGCGTGTTGAGCTGTCCAATGGGGAGAAGCGCTCAAGGAGCCGTGGTCATCCTCCGTCCTGGGGTAGGCGGCCTCGCGATGACGTAAGGCGACGTAGTAGTCCTCCTGTCAGGCGCAG CAGGTCTCTCtcaagagacagagggagacaacgTTCTGTCTCCAGAGACAAGAAGTGCCCACGATCAATTTCCAGGTCAAGGAG tcGTTCCCGATCCAACGACAGAAAATGA
- the srsf3a gene encoding serine/arginine-rich splicing factor 3a isoform X1, which yields MSQTDQFPLDCKVYVGNLGNNGNKTELESAFGYYGPLRSVWVARNPPGFAFVEFEDPRDANDAVKELDGRHMCGCRVRVELSNGEKRSRSRGHPPSWGRRPRDDVRRRSSPPVRRRRRSRSRSSRSLSRDRGRQRSVSRDKKCPRSISRSRSRSRSNDRK from the exons ATGA GTCAAACTGACCAATTCCCCCTGGACTGCAAGGTTTATGTTGGGAATCTAGGAAACAATGGAAACAAGACCGAGTTGGAAAGTGCTTTTGGGTACTATGGTCCTTTAAGGAGTGTTTGGGTTGCCAGGAACCCCCCAGGCTTTGCTTTTGTAGAGTTTGAAGATCCCAGAGATGCCAACGATGCTGTGAAAGAACTGGATGGAAG acacATGTGTGGCTGTCGGGTGCGTGTTGAGCTGTCCAATGGGGAGAAGCGCTCAAGGAGCCGTGGTCATCCTCCGTCCTGGGGTAGGCGGCCTCGCGATGACGTAAGGCGACGTAGTAGTCCTCCTGTCAGGCGCAG GAGGAGGAGCCGCAGTCGCAGCAG CAGGTCTCTCtcaagagacagagggagacaacgTTCTGTCTCCAGAGACAAGAAGTGCCCACGATCAATTTCCAGGTCAAGGAG tcGTTCCCGATCCAACGACAGAAAATGA